The following proteins come from a genomic window of Pseudomonas syringae:
- the tuf gene encoding elongation factor Tu, which translates to MAKEKFDRTLPHVNVGTIGHVDHGKTTLTAALTRVCSEVFGSARVDFDKIDSAPEEKARGITINTAHVEYNSLTRHYAHVDCPGHADYVKNMITGAAQMDGAILVCSAADGPMPQTREHILLSRQVGVPYIVVFLNKADLVDDAELLELVEMEVRDLLSTYDFPGDDTPIIIGSARMALEGKDDNEMGTTAVRKLVETLDSYIPQPERAVDKPFLMPIEDVFSISGRGTVVTGRVERGIVKVQDPLEIVGLRDTTVTTCTGVEMFRKLLDEGRAGENCGVLLRGTKRDDVERGQVLVKPGTVKPHTQFEAEIYVLSKEEGGRHTPFFKGYRPQFYFRTTDVTGSCELPEGVEMVMPGDNVKVSVTLIKPIAMEDGLRFAIREGGRTVGAGVVAKIIA; encoded by the coding sequence GTGGCTAAAGAAAAATTTGATCGTACCCTTCCGCACGTCAACGTTGGCACCATTGGTCACGTTGACCATGGTAAAACCACGCTGACCGCTGCTCTGACTCGCGTCTGCTCCGAAGTTTTCGGTTCGGCTCGTGTTGACTTCGACAAGATCGACAGCGCACCAGAAGAGAAGGCTCGCGGTATCACCATCAACACCGCTCACGTTGAGTACAACTCGCTGACGCGTCACTACGCTCACGTTGACTGCCCAGGTCACGCTGACTATGTGAAGAACATGATCACCGGTGCTGCCCAGATGGACGGCGCTATCCTGGTTTGTTCGGCCGCTGATGGTCCGATGCCACAAACCCGTGAGCACATCCTGCTGTCCCGTCAGGTTGGCGTTCCGTACATCGTGGTCTTCCTGAACAAGGCTGACCTGGTAGACGACGCTGAGCTGCTGGAACTGGTTGAGATGGAAGTGCGCGATCTGCTGAGCACTTACGACTTCCCAGGTGACGACACTCCGATCATCATCGGTTCTGCTCGTATGGCTCTGGAAGGCAAAGACGACAACGAAATGGGCACCACTGCCGTTCGTAAGCTGGTTGAGACTCTGGACAGCTACATTCCTCAGCCAGAGCGTGCTGTCGACAAGCCGTTCCTGATGCCAATCGAAGACGTGTTCTCGATCTCCGGTCGCGGTACTGTTGTGACTGGTCGTGTTGAGCGCGGTATCGTCAAGGTTCAGGATCCACTGGAAATCGTTGGTCTGCGTGACACTACTGTCACCACCTGCACCGGTGTTGAAATGTTCCGCAAGCTGCTCGACGAAGGTCGTGCTGGCGAGAACTGCGGCGTTCTGCTGCGTGGTACCAAGCGTGACGACGTTGAGCGTGGCCAGGTTCTGGTCAAGCCAGGCACCGTCAAGCCGCACACTCAGTTCGAAGCTGAAATCTACGTGCTGAGCAAAGAAGAAGGCGGCCGTCATACTCCGTTCTTCAAAGGCTACCGTCCACAGTTCTACTTCCGTACTACCGACGTAACTGGTAGCTGCGAACTGCCGGAAGGCGTAGAAATGGTTATGCCAGGTGATAACGTTAAAGTTTCCGTTACCCTGATCAAGCCAATCGCAATGGAAGATGGTCTGCGTTTCGCAATCCGTGAAGGCGGTCGTACCGTCGGCGCTGGCGTCGTAGCCAAAATCATCGCTTAA
- the rplC gene encoding 50S ribosomal protein L3 produces MTIGVVGRKCGMTRIFTEEGVSIPVTVIEIEPNRVTQFKTEETDGYRAVQVTVGERRASRVTAAQAGHFAKANVAAGRTVMEFRLEEGDYQAGDQINAEIFAAGQLVDVTGQSKGKGFQGTIKRWNFRGQDNTHGNSVSHRVPGSIGQCQTPGRVFKGKKMSGHMGAERVTVQSLEVVRVDAERNLLLVKGAVPGATGGNLVVRPAAKARG; encoded by the coding sequence ATGACTATTGGTGTAGTCGGTCGTAAATGCGGTATGACCCGTATTTTCACCGAAGAAGGTGTCTCCATTCCGGTTACGGTCATTGAGATCGAGCCGAATCGCGTCACTCAGTTCAAAACCGAAGAAACCGATGGCTATCGTGCAGTGCAAGTCACTGTCGGCGAGCGTCGCGCTTCGCGTGTCACAGCCGCTCAGGCTGGCCATTTCGCTAAAGCGAACGTAGCCGCCGGTCGTACCGTCATGGAGTTCCGTCTTGAAGAGGGCGACTACCAGGCTGGCGATCAGATCAATGCTGAAATCTTCGCTGCTGGTCAACTGGTTGATGTAACCGGTCAGTCCAAAGGTAAAGGCTTCCAGGGTACGATCAAGCGTTGGAATTTCCGTGGTCAAGACAATACCCACGGTAACTCCGTCTCTCACCGCGTCCCGGGCTCTATCGGCCAGTGCCAGACTCCTGGTCGTGTATTCAAGGGCAAAAAAATGTCCGGTCATATGGGCGCTGAGCGCGTGACCGTGCAGTCCCTCGAAGTAGTGCGCGTGGACGCTGAACGCAATCTGTTGTTGGTCAAGGGTGCTGTTCCTGGCGCTACTGGCGGCAACCTGGTTGTACGTCCAGCAGCCAAGGCTCGCGGTTAA
- the rpsG gene encoding 30S ribosomal protein S7 → MPRRRVAAKRDVLDDPKYGSQILAKFMNHVMESGKKAVAERIVYGALEKVKERKNSDPLEIFEKALDAIAPLVEVKSRRVGGATYQVPVEVRPSRRNALAMRWLVDFARKRGEKSMALRLAGELMDAAEGKGAAVKKREDVHRMAEANKAFSHYRF, encoded by the coding sequence ATGCCAAGAAGACGCGTAGCAGCCAAGCGCGATGTGCTTGACGATCCAAAATACGGCAGCCAGATTTTGGCCAAGTTCATGAACCACGTGATGGAAAGCGGCAAGAAAGCCGTTGCCGAGCGTATCGTTTATGGCGCGCTGGAAAAGGTTAAAGAACGCAAGAACAGCGATCCCCTGGAAATCTTCGAGAAAGCTCTCGACGCCATCGCTCCGCTGGTCGAAGTGAAGTCGCGCCGTGTAGGCGGTGCTACTTACCAGGTTCCTGTTGAAGTTCGTCCGTCCCGTCGTAATGCTCTGGCAATGCGCTGGCTGGTAGACTTCGCGCGCAAGCGCGGTGAGAAGTCTATGGCTCTGCGTTTGGCTGGCGAACTGATGGACGCCGCCGAAGGTAAAGGTGCTGCAGTCAAGAAGCGTGAAGACGTGCACCGTATGGCTGAAGCCAACAAGGCTTTCTCGCACTACCGCTTCTAA
- the rplD gene encoding 50S ribosomal protein L4, which translates to MQLNVNDAQAIEVSELTFGGEFNETLVHQAVVAYMAGGRQGSKQQKTRSDVRGGGKRPWRQKGTGRARAGTIRSPIWRGGGTTFAARPQDHTQKLNKKMYRAALRSILAELVRTDRLVVVQDFAVEAPKTKDLLNKLTGMGLTDVLIVSDAVDQNLYLAARNLPHVDVRDVQGSDPVSLIAYDKVLITVSAVKKFEELLG; encoded by the coding sequence ATGCAATTAAATGTAAATGACGCTCAGGCAATCGAAGTTTCCGAACTGACATTTGGCGGCGAATTCAACGAGACGCTGGTTCACCAGGCAGTCGTGGCCTACATGGCTGGCGGTCGTCAGGGTAGCAAGCAGCAGAAGACCCGTTCCGACGTTCGTGGTGGCGGTAAGCGCCCTTGGCGTCAGAAAGGTACTGGCCGTGCTCGTGCCGGTACTATCCGTAGCCCAATCTGGCGTGGCGGCGGTACCACTTTCGCGGCTCGTCCTCAGGATCACACTCAGAAGCTCAACAAGAAGATGTATCGCGCAGCACTGCGCTCCATCCTTGCTGAACTGGTTCGTACTGATCGTCTGGTCGTGGTTCAAGACTTCGCTGTTGAAGCACCGAAAACCAAAGATCTGCTGAACAAGCTGACTGGCATGGGCCTGACTGACGTCCTGATCGTGTCTGACGCTGTTGACCAGAATCTGTACCTGGCTGCTCGTAACCTGCCACACGTCGATGTACGTGATGTTCAAGGTTCCGATCCAGTTAGTCTGATCGCATACGACAAAGTGTTGATCACTGTGTCGGCCGTGAAGAAATTCGAGGAGCTGCTGGGATGA
- the rpsL gene encoding 30S ribosomal protein S12 — MATINQLVRQPRKRIVEKSDVPALQNCPQRRGVCTRVYTTTPKKPNSALRKVCRVRLTNGFEVSSYIGGEGHNLQEHSVVLIRGGRVKDLPGVRYHTVRGSLDTSGVKGRNQGRSKYGTKKPK, encoded by the coding sequence ATGGCAACTATCAACCAGCTGGTACGTCAGCCGCGTAAGCGTATCGTCGAGAAATCCGACGTGCCTGCGCTGCAGAACTGCCCGCAACGTCGCGGTGTGTGCACTCGTGTGTATACCACCACGCCGAAAAAACCTAACTCGGCATTGCGTAAAGTCTGCCGTGTGCGCCTGACCAACGGTTTCGAGGTTTCCTCGTACATCGGTGGTGAAGGTCACAACCTGCAAGAGCACAGCGTGGTACTGATCCGTGGCGGTCGTGTAAAAGACTTGCCAGGTGTTCGTTATCACACCGTTCGTGGTTCTCTGGATACTTCCGGCGTTAAAGGCCGTAACCAGGGTCGCTCGAAATACGGTACCAAGAAGCCTAAGTAG
- the rplB gene encoding 50S ribosomal protein L2, translating into MAIVKCKPTSPGRRFVVKVVNQELHKGAPHAPLLEKKSKTGGRNNNGRITTRHIGGGHKQHYRLVDFRRNDKDGIAATVERIEYDPNRTAHIALLLYADGERRYIIAPKGVSAGDQLIAGALAPIKPGNALQLRNIPVGSTVHGIELKPGKGAQIARSAGASAQLIAREGVYVTLRLRSGEMRKVLSECRATLGEVSNSEHSLRSLGKAGAKRWRGVRPTVRGVAMNPVDHPHGGGEGRTSGGRHPVSPWGFPTKGAKTRGNKRTDKMIVRRRK; encoded by the coding sequence ATGGCAATCGTTAAATGCAAACCGACTTCCCCTGGCCGCCGTTTTGTGGTCAAGGTGGTCAATCAGGAGCTGCATAAAGGCGCTCCTCACGCACCGCTGCTCGAGAAAAAATCGAAGACTGGTGGTCGTAACAACAATGGTCGTATTACTACCCGTCATATCGGTGGTGGCCATAAGCAGCATTATCGTCTGGTCGACTTCCGTCGCAACGACAAGGATGGCATCGCTGCCACCGTCGAGCGTATTGAATACGATCCAAACCGTACTGCTCACATTGCTCTGCTGCTTTACGCAGACGGCGAGCGCCGCTACATCATCGCCCCTAAAGGCGTGAGTGCTGGCGACCAGCTGATTGCAGGTGCTTTGGCACCAATCAAGCCGGGCAACGCTCTTCAACTGCGCAACATTCCAGTTGGTAGCACCGTACACGGCATCGAATTGAAGCCAGGTAAAGGCGCACAGATCGCACGTTCCGCTGGTGCTTCTGCACAGCTGATCGCTCGTGAAGGTGTGTACGTAACCCTGCGTCTTCGCTCCGGTGAAATGCGTAAAGTACTGTCTGAATGCCGTGCAACGCTGGGCGAAGTCTCGAACTCCGAGCACAGCCTTCGTTCGCTGGGTAAAGCTGGTGCCAAACGCTGGCGTGGCGTTCGCCCAACCGTTCGTGGTGTTGCCATGAACCCGGTTGACCACCCACATGGTGGTGGTGAAGGTCGTACCTCTGGTGGTCGTCATCCGGTATCGCCGTGGGGCTTCCCGACTAAGGGCGCGAAGACTCGTGGTAATAAGCGTACCGACAAAATGATCGTCCGTCGTCGCAAGTAA
- the rplW gene encoding 50S ribosomal protein L23, with translation MNQERVFKVLLGPHVSEKATVLADKKGQFVFKVATDATKLEIKKAVESLFSVKVERVTTLNVLGKSKRTARGLGKRNDWKKAVISLQPGQDLDFSSSAE, from the coding sequence ATGAACCAGGAACGCGTATTTAAAGTTCTGCTTGGCCCGCACGTTTCCGAAAAGGCTACGGTTCTTGCAGACAAAAAAGGTCAGTTCGTTTTCAAGGTTGCTACTGACGCAACCAAGCTGGAAATCAAGAAGGCCGTCGAAAGCCTGTTCAGCGTGAAAGTAGAGCGTGTTACTACCCTGAATGTTCTGGGTAAGAGCAAGCGCACTGCTCGCGGTCTGGGCAAGCGTAATGACTGGAAGAAGGCAGTTATCTCCCTTCAGCCAGGCCAAGATCTCGATTTCAGCAGCAGTGCTGAGTAA
- the rpsS gene encoding 30S ribosomal protein S19 gives MPRSLKKGPFIDLHLLKKIEVAAEKNDRKPVKTWSRRSMILPQMVGLTIAVHNGRQHVPVLVNEDMVGHKLGEFAGTRTYRGHVADKKAKR, from the coding sequence GTGCCACGTTCTCTGAAAAAAGGTCCTTTTATTGATCTTCACCTACTGAAGAAGATCGAAGTGGCGGCGGAAAAGAACGATCGCAAACCGGTGAAAACCTGGTCGCGTCGTTCGATGATCCTGCCACAAATGGTCGGTCTGACCATTGCAGTGCATAACGGTCGTCAACATGTTCCAGTTCTCGTGAACGAAGACATGGTCGGCCATAAACTAGGCGAGTTTGCCGGTACCCGCACATATCGTGGGCACGTGGCAGACAAGAAAGCCAAGCGTTAA
- the fusA gene encoding elongation factor G produces the protein MARTTPIGRYRNIGIVAHVDAGKTTTTERVLFYTGKSHKMGEVHDGAATTDWMVQEQERGITITSAAITAFWQGSEKQHKDQYRFNVIDTPGHVDFTIEVERSLRVLDGAVVVFCGTSGVEPQSETVWRQANKYGVPRIVYVNKMDRAGANFLRVIAQIKQRLGHTPVPIQLAIGAEDNFQGQIDLMSMEAVYWNDADKGMVPVRKPIPAELQELADEWRSNMVEAAAEANEELMNKYLEGEELTNEEIKAALRQRTIAGEIVLAVCGSSFKNKGVPLVLDAVIDYLPAPIDIPAIKGSDPDNEEIQMERHADDNEPFSALAFKIATDPFVGTLTFVRVYSGVLASGDGVINSVKGKKERVGRMVQMHANAREEIKEVRAGDIAALIGMKDVTTGETLCNADKPIILVRMDFPEPVISVAVEPKTKDDQEKMGIALGKLAQEDPSFRVKTDEETGQTIISGMGELHLDILVDRMRREFNVEANIGKPQVSYRERITKNCEIEGKFVRQSGGRGQFGHCWIRFAPADEGQEGLQFVNEVVGGVVPKEYIPAIQKGIEEQMKNGVVAGYPLIGLKATVFDGSYHDVDSNEMAFKVAASMATKQLAQKGGGELLEPIMAVEVVTPEDYMGDVMGDLNRRRGMILGMEDTVSGKVIRAEVPLGEMFGYATDVRSMSQGRASYSMEFKKYNTAPSHIVETVTKKQG, from the coding sequence ATGGCTCGTACTACTCCGATTGGCCGCTACCGTAACATTGGTATCGTCGCTCACGTGGATGCTGGTAAAACCACCACCACCGAGCGCGTCCTTTTTTACACCGGCAAAAGCCACAAAATGGGCGAGGTGCATGATGGCGCCGCGACCACGGACTGGATGGTTCAGGAGCAGGAGCGTGGTATTACCATTACTTCTGCTGCTATTACTGCCTTCTGGCAGGGTTCCGAGAAGCAGCACAAAGACCAATACCGCTTCAACGTCATTGACACCCCGGGCCACGTAGACTTCACCATTGAAGTTGAGCGTTCCCTGCGTGTGCTCGACGGCGCGGTCGTTGTGTTCTGTGGTACTTCCGGCGTAGAGCCGCAGTCCGAAACCGTATGGCGTCAAGCCAACAAGTACGGTGTTCCACGTATCGTTTACGTGAACAAGATGGACCGTGCCGGTGCTAACTTTCTGCGCGTAATTGCTCAGATCAAGCAGCGTCTGGGTCACACTCCGGTGCCTATCCAGCTGGCTATCGGTGCTGAAGACAACTTCCAGGGTCAGATCGACCTGATGTCCATGGAAGCTGTCTACTGGAATGATGCCGACAAAGGTATGGTTCCGGTTCGTAAGCCTATCCCTGCTGAATTGCAGGAGCTGGCTGACGAATGGCGCAGCAACATGGTTGAGGCTGCGGCTGAAGCCAACGAAGAACTGATGAACAAATACCTTGAAGGTGAAGAGCTCACCAACGAGGAAATCAAGGCCGCTCTGCGTCAGCGTACTATCGCTGGTGAGATCGTTCTTGCTGTTTGCGGTTCTTCCTTCAAGAACAAGGGTGTTCCCCTGGTTCTCGACGCCGTGATCGACTACCTGCCGGCTCCAATCGACATTCCTGCTATCAAGGGTTCCGACCCTGATAACGAGGAAATTCAAATGGAGCGTCATGCAGACGACAACGAGCCGTTCTCGGCTTTGGCGTTCAAGATCGCTACCGACCCATTCGTGGGTACCTTGACGTTCGTCCGTGTGTACTCGGGCGTGTTGGCATCCGGCGACGGCGTGATCAACTCGGTCAAGGGCAAGAAAGAGCGCGTGGGCCGTATGGTGCAAATGCACGCAAACGCTCGCGAAGAGATCAAGGAAGTACGCGCTGGTGACATCGCGGCCCTGATCGGCATGAAGGACGTCACCACTGGTGAAACCTTGTGCAACGCTGACAAGCCAATCATCCTGGTTCGCATGGACTTCCCGGAGCCGGTTATTTCGGTTGCCGTTGAGCCAAAGACCAAGGATGACCAGGAAAAAATGGGTATCGCACTGGGCAAACTTGCTCAGGAAGACCCGTCTTTCCGCGTCAAAACTGATGAAGAGACTGGTCAAACGATCATCTCTGGCATGGGCGAGCTCCACCTGGACATCCTGGTTGACCGGATGCGCCGTGAGTTCAACGTCGAAGCCAACATCGGCAAGCCTCAGGTTTCCTATCGTGAGCGCATCACGAAGAACTGTGAAATCGAAGGCAAGTTCGTTCGTCAATCCGGCGGTCGTGGCCAGTTTGGTCATTGCTGGATCCGTTTTGCACCTGCTGACGAAGGTCAGGAAGGTCTGCAATTCGTAAACGAAGTGGTAGGTGGTGTTGTTCCCAAGGAATACATCCCGGCTATCCAGAAGGGCATCGAAGAGCAGATGAAGAACGGCGTTGTTGCCGGTTATCCGCTGATCGGCCTGAAGGCTACCGTGTTTGATGGTTCCTACCATGACGTCGACTCGAACGAGATGGCGTTTAAGGTGGCTGCTTCCATGGCGACCAAGCAACTGGCCCAGAAGGGCGGTGGTGAGTTGCTCGAGCCGATCATGGCGGTAGAGGTTGTTACGCCTGAAGACTATATGGGTGACGTGATGGGCGACCTTAACCGTCGTCGCGGCATGATCTTGGGTATGGAAGATACGGTCTCCGGCAAAGTAATTCGTGCCGAGGTTCCGTTGGGTGAGATGTTCGGTTATGCGACCGACGTTCGCTCCATGTCCCAGGGTCGCGCAAGCTACTCTATGGAATTCAAAAAATACAATACAGCTCCGTCGCACATCGTCGAAACTGTAACCAAAAAACAAGGCTGA
- the rpsJ gene encoding 30S ribosomal protein S10, translating into MQNQQIRIRLKAFDHRLIDQSTQEIVETAKRTGAQVRGPIPLPTRKERFTVLVSPHVNKDARDQYEIRTHKRVLDIVQPTDKTVDALMKLDLAAGVEVQISLG; encoded by the coding sequence ATGCAAAACCAGCAAATCCGTATCAGGTTGAAGGCTTTTGACCATCGCCTGATCGACCAATCAACCCAGGAAATCGTGGAAACCGCGAAACGTACTGGTGCACAGGTGCGTGGTCCGATTCCACTGCCGACTCGTAAAGAGCGGTTCACCGTTCTGGTTTCTCCGCACGTCAACAAAGACGCGCGCGACCAGTATGAGATCCGTACTCACAAGCGTGTTCTGGACATCGTCCAGCCAACGGATAAAACCGTTGACGCGCTTATGAAGCTTGATCTTGCGGCCGGTGTGGAAGTTCAGATCAGCCTCGGCTAA